A portion of the uncultured Bacteroides sp. genome contains these proteins:
- the ovoA gene encoding 5-histidylcysteine sulfoxide synthase yields the protein MQNLITKTVNLKEGTAESKKAEIRDYFLKTWEVDEKLYTQLVDDATFYLRGDPLRHIILFYLGHTAVFFINKLLLAKIIDARINPAFESIFAIGVDEMSWDDLDERHYNWPSVPDVRKYRDEVKKTILDVIDRTPLNLPVDWENPFWIIMMGIEHERIHLETSSVLIRQLPLDKVVSGRFGEICEERGDAPVNVFLPVPGAEVKLGKPMDHPLYGWDNEYGSRVEKVEDFRAGRMLVSNGEYLQFVEDGGYEVESYWTEEGWSWRNFKEAQMPLFWRKRDCGYVLRLVAEEIPMPWNWPVEVNNLEAKAYCNWLSAKQGKAYRLPTEAEWYRLAEHCGIPDVEAWNAAPGNINLEQYASPCPVDKFKQGDFYDVVGNVWQWTETPITGFAGFRVHPLYDDFSTPTFDGKHNLIKGGSWISTGNEATLHARYAFRRHFYQHAGFRVVESEHPLVIENDEYETDTEVANSCENNWGDVFGAKSNFQKDLAALALAAVKDRHVTRVLDLNADTGRLAFELAPHFSDITALDFSARFIRMPIQLQEKGFVRYIVREEDELVLYRELLLAETGLGAGKESILFMQENANNIKPIYTDYDLIIAPNLLEELINPIAFLEHIHERLNEDGTLILASTYDWEANAIAKEYRPGGFKRDGEPVTSFDGIKAILDQWFVLEQPPVDLTCTLRKSSRCSEVRLSEVTVWRKKP from the coding sequence ATGCAGAATCTGATAACCAAGACAGTGAACCTGAAAGAGGGAACGGCTGAGAGCAAGAAGGCGGAAATCCGTGATTATTTTTTGAAGACGTGGGAAGTGGACGAGAAGCTGTATACGCAACTCGTTGATGATGCTACCTTTTATCTTCGGGGTGATCCGCTCCGTCATATCATCCTGTTCTATCTGGGGCACACGGCTGTCTTCTTTATCAATAAGCTTTTGTTGGCAAAAATAATAGATGCTAGGATAAATCCGGCTTTTGAATCGATCTTCGCCATCGGAGTGGACGAGATGAGTTGGGACGACTTGGACGAGCGGCATTACAACTGGCCGTCGGTTCCGGATGTTCGCAAGTATCGCGATGAGGTGAAGAAAACCATTCTGGACGTGATCGACCGTACGCCGTTGAATCTTCCCGTCGATTGGGAGAATCCTTTCTGGATTATCATGATGGGCATTGAACATGAACGTATTCATCTGGAGACTTCTTCGGTGCTGATTCGCCAATTGCCTCTCGATAAGGTGGTTAGCGGACGTTTCGGTGAAATATGTGAGGAGAGGGGAGATGCTCCGGTCAATGTTTTTCTGCCTGTACCCGGTGCTGAGGTTAAGCTGGGCAAGCCGATGGATCATCCGCTTTACGGTTGGGACAATGAATATGGCAGTCGAGTGGAGAAGGTGGAAGATTTTCGGGCCGGCAGGATGCTTGTCTCCAATGGTGAATATCTACAGTTTGTTGAAGACGGCGGCTATGAGGTGGAGAGTTATTGGACGGAAGAGGGGTGGAGCTGGCGCAACTTCAAGGAGGCGCAGATGCCGCTGTTCTGGAGAAAAAGGGACTGCGGATATGTTTTGCGTTTGGTGGCCGAAGAGATTCCGATGCCGTGGAACTGGCCGGTGGAGGTGAACAATCTTGAAGCTAAGGCCTATTGCAATTGGCTGTCGGCAAAGCAGGGGAAGGCTTACCGTTTGCCCACCGAGGCCGAATGGTACCGCTTAGCAGAGCATTGCGGCATTCCGGATGTGGAAGCCTGGAACGCTGCTCCGGGGAATATCAATCTGGAACAGTATGCGTCACCTTGTCCCGTGGATAAGTTTAAGCAGGGCGACTTCTATGATGTGGTGGGAAATGTCTGGCAGTGGACGGAGACGCCAATCACTGGCTTTGCCGGTTTCCGTGTGCATCCTTTGTACGACGATTTCTCCACACCGACTTTCGATGGGAAGCATAATTTGATAAAGGGTGGTTCGTGGATCTCTACCGGCAACGAAGCGACGCTCCATGCCCGCTATGCGTTCCGCCGCCATTTCTATCAACATGCGGGCTTCCGTGTGGTGGAATCGGAACATCCGCTCGTCATAGAGAACGATGAGTACGAAACGGATACGGAGGTTGCTAATTCGTGTGAGAACAACTGGGGAGATGTCTTCGGTGCGAAGTCGAACTTTCAGAAAGATCTTGCCGCTCTTGCACTGGCTGCTGTGAAAGACCGCCACGTGACTCGGGTGCTCGATCTGAATGCCGATACCGGTCGCCTGGCCTTTGAACTGGCACCCCACTTCAGCGATATCACCGCCCTCGATTTCTCTGCACGCTTCATCCGCATGCCCATTCAATTGCAAGAAAAAGGGTTTGTTCGCTATATCGTGAGAGAGGAAGACGAACTGGTGCTCTATCGTGAACTGCTACTTGCCGAAACGGGTTTGGGAGCGGGCAAGGAATCGATCCTTTTCATGCAGGAGAATGCCAATAACATTAAGCCGATCTATACCGATTACGATTTGATTATTGCGCCCAACTTACTGGAAGAGTTGATAAACCCCATTGCCTTTTTGGAGCACATACACGAGCGATTGAATGAGGATGGCACACTGATTCTTGCTTCCACTTACGATTGGGAAGCGAATGCAATTGCCAAAGAATATCGTCCCGGTGGTTTCAAACGAGATGGGGAACCTGTTACTTCATTCGACGGCATCAAAGCTATCTTGGATCAATGGTTTGTTTTGGAACAGCCTCCCGTTGATTTGACCTGTACGCTTCGGAAAAGTTCCCGCTGCTCCGAAGTCCGACTTTCCGAGGTTACTGTTTGGAGGAAGAAACCTTAA
- a CDS encoding Lrp/AsnC family transcriptional regulator, whose product MEKLDQTDLKLLKLLQEDSSLTTKELAQRVNLSPTPVFERVKQLEREGFIKKYVAILDPEKLSKGFIVFCNIRLKQHSKENGHQFMEAIMGIDEITECYNISGDYDFMLKIYVPNMKYYQDFVLNKLGTVDSIGSLQSIFVMGQIKQTHSIPLGDVPVK is encoded by the coding sequence ATGGAGAAATTAGACCAGACAGACCTCAAACTCCTCAAGCTCTTGCAAGAGGATTCCAGCCTTACCACCAAAGAGCTTGCGCAGAGAGTCAACCTGTCGCCAACGCCCGTGTTCGAAAGGGTGAAGCAGCTCGAAAGAGAAGGATTCATAAAGAAATATGTAGCCATCCTCGACCCCGAGAAGCTGAGTAAAGGTTTCATCGTCTTCTGCAACATACGCCTCAAACAGCACAGCAAGGAGAATGGGCACCAATTTATGGAGGCAATTATGGGCATAGATGAGATCACCGAATGTTACAACATCTCCGGTGACTATGATTTTATGCTAAAAATATACGTGCCCAACATGAAGTACTATCAGGATTTTGTGCTCAACAAATTGGGTACGGTAGATAGCATCGGAAGCCTGCAAAGCATCTTTGTGATGGGCCAGATAAAACAGACTCACAGCATTCCGCTTGGAGATGTACCCGTGAAATAA
- the metE gene encoding 5-methyltetrahydropteroyltriglutamate--homocysteine S-methyltransferase, which yields MRTNILGYPRIGNHRELKKACENYWSGSISAEGLLEEGAAIRKQNWSLQKENGIDLIPSNDFSLYDHILDMTLTVGAVPSRYEALAGDRLNLYFAMARGFQNEGQDVIAMEMTKWFDTNYHYIVPEFTKDQQFSLYYNKPLEEYKEAKRLGIKTKPVIPGPISYLLLGKEKEGGFDRLSLLERLLPVYVQILKSLENEGAEWVQMDEPFLALDIDKKTKAEYVNVYRHLRQVCRLKIMVATYFDGLNENTSLATSLDVDALHIDLVRCPEQLYDVLAQLPAGKSLSLGIVDGRNIWKNDFTQSLEVIEKAVDVLGSERVFVAASCSFLHVPYDLDLETKEDVLTPEMKQWMAYARQKVDEVSTLRTLSDGNFSDEARSKLEANKLAIAHKKTSLLIHNREVKERSAAVTDKDTSRKSPFPIRAALQHKVLNLPLFPTTTIGSFPQTADVRSWRAKFKKGLFSAADYKHLLQAETKKNIEWQESAGLDVLVHGEFERNDMVEYFGEQLAGFTFSQNGWVQSYGSRCVKPPIIYGDVHRPHPMTVDWAVYAQSLSSKYVKGMLTGPVTILQWSFVRNDQERSETCRQIALAIGDEVCDLEKAGIKIIQIDEPAIREGLPLRRGNWKAYLDWAVKSFCLSSSGVDDATQIHTHMCYSEFNDIIEHIARMDADVITIECSRSQMELLDAFVKFKYPNEIGPGVYDIHSPRMPSQHEIVTLLKKALEVLPPERLWVNPDCGLKTRGWAETKESLIRMVDAAKLLRSEFSSL from the coding sequence ATGCGTACAAACATTCTGGGTTACCCGAGAATTGGTAATCATCGTGAGCTGAAGAAGGCTTGCGAAAACTATTGGTCAGGCAGCATCTCAGCCGAAGGGCTTTTAGAGGAGGGCGCTGCCATCAGAAAGCAGAACTGGAGCTTACAGAAAGAAAACGGGATTGATCTGATTCCCTCGAATGACTTCTCTTTGTATGATCACATTCTCGATATGACGCTCACTGTGGGTGCCGTTCCTTCGCGCTATGAAGCTTTGGCGGGTGATAGACTGAATCTGTATTTCGCGATGGCACGGGGTTTTCAGAATGAGGGACAGGATGTTATTGCCATGGAAATGACCAAATGGTTTGATACGAACTATCATTATATTGTGCCCGAATTTACGAAAGACCAACAGTTCTCTTTGTACTACAACAAACCTTTGGAAGAATATAAAGAGGCAAAAAGGCTGGGTATCAAAACCAAACCGGTGATTCCCGGCCCTATCTCTTATCTTCTGCTGGGCAAGGAGAAGGAGGGTGGTTTTGATCGTCTCTCTTTGCTGGAGAGGCTTTTGCCTGTCTATGTTCAGATACTCAAATCGCTCGAAAATGAAGGTGCGGAATGGGTGCAGATGGACGAGCCCTTTCTGGCACTGGACATAGACAAAAAGACAAAAGCAGAGTATGTGAACGTGTACCGGCATCTCAGACAGGTATGTCGCTTGAAGATAATGGTGGCTACTTATTTCGACGGATTGAACGAGAATACTTCACTGGCCACTTCTTTGGATGTGGACGCTTTGCACATTGATTTGGTGCGCTGTCCCGAACAATTGTATGATGTTTTGGCGCAATTGCCTGCTGGGAAGAGCTTATCGCTGGGCATTGTGGACGGACGTAATATTTGGAAGAACGACTTTACGCAGTCTCTGGAAGTGATAGAGAAGGCGGTAGATGTGCTGGGTTCGGAACGTGTTTTTGTGGCAGCTTCTTGTTCTTTTCTGCATGTGCCTTATGATTTGGATTTGGAGACCAAGGAGGATGTTCTTACTCCCGAAATGAAACAGTGGATGGCTTATGCCAGGCAAAAGGTAGATGAGGTATCAACTTTGAGAACCCTTTCGGATGGTAACTTTTCTGATGAGGCTCGGTCGAAACTGGAGGCTAACAAACTTGCCATAGCGCATAAAAAGACCTCTTTGCTGATTCACAATCGGGAGGTGAAGGAGCGCAGTGCTGCTGTAACCGATAAAGATACGAGCCGGAAGAGTCCTTTCCCTATAAGAGCGGCTTTACAGCACAAGGTACTCAATCTTCCCCTGTTCCCGACTACGACTATTGGTTCTTTTCCGCAGACGGCGGATGTTCGTTCATGGCGTGCTAAGTTTAAGAAAGGGCTCTTTTCTGCGGCCGATTACAAACATTTGTTGCAGGCAGAAACGAAAAAAAACATAGAATGGCAGGAGTCTGCCGGACTGGATGTATTGGTTCACGGGGAGTTTGAACGCAACGATATGGTGGAGTATTTTGGCGAGCAGCTAGCCGGATTTACTTTCTCGCAAAACGGATGGGTGCAGAGTTACGGTTCGAGATGTGTGAAGCCCCCCATCATTTACGGAGACGTGCACAGACCTCATCCAATGACGGTGGATTGGGCGGTTTATGCACAATCGCTCTCTTCCAAATATGTGAAAGGCATGTTGACGGGGCCGGTTACCATCTTGCAATGGTCGTTTGTCCGCAATGATCAGGAGCGTTCTGAAACCTGCCGACAGATCGCTCTGGCTATTGGTGATGAGGTGTGCGACTTGGAGAAGGCGGGCATTAAAATCATCCAGATAGACGAGCCTGCCATCAGGGAGGGACTTCCGCTTCGCAGAGGCAACTGGAAGGCTTATCTGGACTGGGCGGTGAAGAGCTTCTGTCTCTCCTCGAGTGGAGTTGACGATGCCACTCAGATTCATACGCACATGTGCTATTCTGAGTTCAACGACATCATTGAGCACATCGCCAGGATGGATGCGGATGTGATAACGATCGAATGTTCTCGTTCGCAGATGGAGTTGCTCGATGCTTTTGTGAAATTCAAGTATCCCAATGAAATAGGCCCCGGGGTGTACGACATACACTCTCCGCGTATGCCGTCTCAGCATGAAATAGTGACTCTGTTGAAGAAAGCGCTAGAGGTTCTTCCTCCCGAGCGTTTGTGGGTAAACCCTGACTGCGGTTTGAAGACCAGAGGATGGGCGGAGACGAAAGAGTCTTTAATCAGAATGGTTGATGCGGCAAAATTGCTGCGTAGTGAATTTTCTTCTCTATAG
- a CDS encoding DUF4248 domain-containing protein, whose product MSTINEEKPFRIQSYGKSELAAFYLPNITRKSAADTLKRWISKIPGLNNALQQAGLLPADRRYTPLQVQLIVNALGEP is encoded by the coding sequence ATGAGTACAATAAACGAAGAGAAACCTTTCCGCATACAGAGCTACGGAAAATCAGAATTGGCGGCATTCTATCTACCAAACATCACCCGCAAAAGTGCAGCCGACACGCTGAAACGATGGATAAGTAAGATACCCGGACTGAACAACGCATTGCAACAAGCGGGACTACTACCCGCTGACAGAAGATATACTCCGCTGCAAGTGCAACTCATTGTAAATGCATTGGGGGAACCTTAA
- a CDS encoding HU family DNA-binding protein: MSVPVKRYQRNKLLSDKTSPKLYFLRQESGSSKVATIESIAQDIETSGSLSAEDVKHTMQSFVRQLKKVLTEGNKVKVDGLGTFYITFSSTGTAVEKDCTVKNIKQVNIRFAVDNSLRLANDTTATTRGSANNVLFYIKGEAAASNGGSSDAGDDKPKDPTA; the protein is encoded by the coding sequence ATGTCAGTACCTGTAAAGCGCTATCAGCGCAACAAATTGCTGAGCGATAAGACATCGCCCAAGCTTTACTTCCTCAGGCAGGAGTCGGGAAGTTCCAAAGTGGCTACTATCGAAAGTATCGCTCAAGACATTGAGACTTCCGGATCACTCTCGGCCGAAGATGTGAAGCACACTATGCAGTCGTTTGTTCGGCAGTTAAAGAAAGTCCTCACTGAGGGCAACAAGGTAAAAGTAGATGGCCTCGGAACGTTCTACATCACCTTTAGTAGCACCGGTACGGCTGTGGAGAAGGATTGCACGGTGAAGAATATCAAACAAGTGAATATCCGCTTTGCGGTAGATAATTCTCTCCGTTTGGCCAATGACACCACGGCTACCACCCGCGGAAGTGCCAATAATGTCCTCTTTTACATCAAAGGTGAGGCTGCTGCTTCGAATGGAGGAAGTAGTGATGCTGGTGACGATAAGCCGAAAGATCCCACTGCTTAA
- a CDS encoding smalltalk protein has product MKKLNWNVILKVVIAVASAVLGALGANAMA; this is encoded by the coding sequence ATGAAAAAGCTTAATTGGAATGTGATTTTGAAAGTTGTCATTGCCGTAGCATCGGCAGTGTTGGGTGCTTTGGGTGCCAACGCCATGGCATAA
- a CDS encoding HEAT repeat domain-containing protein, which yields MKKSLFILLLLVQAVGLWAAPEVIKPGIQSKTTFAIIIDSQSYEKAKEAVNAYRAVIEKDGLGTYIIVDNWQSPQDIRKILLDLYQQKKSPLEGAVFVGDIPIPMIRDGQFLTSAFKMDQRMNWKRSSIASDRYYDDFDLKFDFLKRDEDKPLYFYFSLTPESRQYLRSDIYTARIKPVIVDGKDKYELLNKYLAKVVKERSEENPINNLSMMRGHGYNSQAREAWAGEQLALREQFPDLFKTGNLVRFSDFDSEWPAKDYYLREVQRPDLDIVLFHHHGASDTQYLNGYKEGSDPNTSIDNIRQYLRGKVRDAKRKKKDVEETMQNYMKMFGVPREWMTDAFDPANILKDSLLDASLDVHLEDLHAIKPNARFVMFDACYNGSFYEDDYIAGAYIFSDGKTIVTQGNTVNAIQDKWPDEFIGLLNCGIRIGQWHKHVQFLETHLIGDPTYRFKNLADPSLNINEAITLHAKDNKLWQKLLKSPIVDVRCIALRKLYENHDASLPKTLKETFSNSAAGVERMEAMRLLFLLNAPELHDVLKLAVNDSYELVRRFAVEYISETGSDDLIPALVNTLLNDWTSARVQYKAMDGVKLMNTAKIAEEIKKQAAESSQWVNKDAIVKELLDKVGRLEAGNKKDLEAVMHTATSKKEKMFVIRSYRNNPIHEIAPQLCTFSLDPNRDAELRIAAIEALSWFTHSWQQDVIIAACDKLIATDSNKDIVRQAQKTKARLLPE from the coding sequence ATGAAAAAGTCACTTTTTATACTCCTGCTTTTAGTACAGGCCGTCGGCCTATGGGCCGCACCGGAGGTTATCAAACCCGGCATTCAATCCAAAACCACGTTTGCCATCATCATTGACTCACAGAGCTATGAGAAGGCGAAAGAAGCTGTCAACGCCTATCGGGCTGTGATTGAAAAAGATGGTTTGGGAACTTATATCATTGTCGACAATTGGCAATCGCCACAAGACATTCGCAAAATATTGCTCGACTTGTATCAACAGAAGAAGAGTCCGTTGGAAGGGGCTGTTTTTGTAGGAGACATCCCCATCCCGATGATTCGGGACGGACAGTTTCTTACCTCGGCCTTCAAGATGGATCAACGGATGAACTGGAAGCGCTCAAGCATCGCCTCAGATCGTTACTACGATGATTTCGACCTCAAGTTCGACTTCCTGAAGAGAGATGAAGACAAACCACTCTACTTCTATTTCTCCCTCACTCCGGAATCTCGCCAATATCTCCGTTCAGACATTTACACGGCGCGGATAAAGCCTGTAATTGTCGATGGAAAGGATAAATATGAACTATTGAACAAGTATCTTGCCAAAGTGGTAAAAGAGCGTTCGGAAGAGAACCCCATCAACAACCTTTCTATGATGCGCGGACACGGATATAACTCTCAGGCACGTGAGGCATGGGCCGGCGAACAGTTGGCCTTGAGAGAGCAATTCCCCGATTTGTTCAAAACAGGAAACCTTGTTCGCTTCTCCGACTTCGACTCCGAATGGCCAGCCAAGGATTACTACCTTAGAGAAGTGCAACGTCCGGATTTGGATATTGTATTGTTTCACCATCATGGTGCCAGCGACACTCAGTATCTGAACGGATACAAGGAAGGAAGCGATCCGAACACCTCGATTGACAATATTCGTCAATATCTCCGCGGTAAAGTGAGGGATGCCAAAAGAAAAAAGAAAGATGTAGAAGAGACGATGCAGAATTATATGAAGATGTTCGGTGTACCTCGTGAATGGATGACTGATGCTTTCGATCCTGCCAACATCTTAAAGGATTCTCTGCTGGATGCTTCACTAGATGTGCATTTGGAAGATTTACATGCCATCAAGCCGAATGCCCGTTTTGTGATGTTCGATGCTTGCTATAATGGGTCGTTCTACGAAGATGACTACATAGCGGGAGCTTATATCTTCTCTGACGGAAAAACGATTGTTACGCAAGGTAACACCGTGAATGCCATACAAGACAAATGGCCTGACGAATTTATCGGTTTGCTCAATTGTGGCATACGTATCGGACAGTGGCACAAACATGTGCAGTTCCTCGAAACGCACTTAATCGGCGACCCTACATACCGATTTAAGAATTTGGCAGATCCTTCGCTCAACATCAACGAAGCTATCACTCTGCATGCCAAGGACAACAAGCTATGGCAGAAATTGCTGAAAAGTCCCATTGTGGATGTTCGTTGCATCGCTTTGCGCAAGTTATATGAGAATCATGATGCGTCACTACCCAAAACGCTGAAAGAGACTTTCAGCAACTCCGCTGCAGGAGTAGAAAGAATGGAGGCCATGCGCTTGCTTTTCTTACTCAATGCTCCCGAACTGCATGATGTGTTGAAACTTGCTGTGAACGACAGTTATGAACTTGTACGCCGTTTTGCTGTGGAGTATATATCAGAAACCGGATCGGACGACCTTATACCGGCATTGGTAAACACTTTGCTCAACGACTGGACATCTGCGAGAGTGCAATACAAGGCCATGGATGGCGTTAAACTGATGAATACAGCAAAAATAGCAGAAGAAATAAAGAAGCAGGCTGCGGAATCCAGCCAGTGGGTAAACAAAGATGCAATAGTAAAAGAGTTGTTAGACAAAGTAGGAAGGTTGGAAGCTGGAAACAAGAAAGATCTGGAAGCTGTGATGCATACAGCTACTTCGAAGAAGGAAAAGATGTTTGTCATCAGATCTTACAGAAATAATCCTATTCATGAGATAGCTCCTCAACTCTGCACATTTTCTCTTGACCCTAACAGGGATGCGGAACTTCGGATAGCTGCGATTGAAGCTTTGAGTTGGTTTACACATTCATGGCAACAAGATGTAATTATAGCAGCTTGCGACAAACTTATTGCCACAGACAGCAATAAAGATATTGTTCGTCAGGCACAGAAAACAAAAGCCCGGTTATTACCCGAGTAA
- a CDS encoding DUF6850 family outer membrane beta-barrel protein has translation MKKNNIKKIATLCTLLFATLTVNAQQKEEATQNTPAAAEKVRMKSLWMGSSNSAGLLLDKPLNYTEVALGYENYKGNFKKAQQGEDGQNITFNAEGSVNLKSTYVWGSFGYSREKIGNSGYNASLLDPYRGMPYYTADSLLSDWNKQYYTLQLRTATKQYWNFVSFGLDLLYQNAMGAKQRDPRSTNTLYTINVKPGAVFSLGEKHHLGLNLEYSNFKEESDMDIANTYVNQTYYYLYGLGKSVQKIGSGRFCLYDASTIGAGLQYNYQGSVNLLFTTNYSMKVEDVKENSSTPKLDGTTRDGLFSANLKAYTDLSKPYSSFFTVGYSDRKIDGIEYINTWNNTTGATGWVIEYKSVRSKYKTQNAQAQYELVKNRGDEYSWKAGATVGYNKNKDTYLLPVSLKENERLDYGVNGKVNIALSDKFTRRLLVEASALYSNGMSGTYSYQGQHPEYIVVTGLMQSDFNYSMSDYGQFALSAAYSQQIDAQSKGNLFVKGSFCYQKAYSFDYNHRSFFKVSFGCEF, from the coding sequence ATGAAAAAAAACAATATAAAAAAGATTGCTACTCTCTGCACATTGCTGTTTGCAACGCTCACAGTGAATGCTCAACAGAAAGAGGAGGCAACTCAAAACACTCCGGCAGCGGCAGAAAAAGTCAGGATGAAAAGCCTTTGGATGGGAAGTTCCAATTCAGCAGGGCTTTTGCTGGATAAACCGCTGAATTATACCGAGGTGGCACTGGGATATGAGAATTACAAGGGCAACTTCAAGAAGGCCCAACAAGGGGAAGACGGACAAAACATCACCTTCAATGCTGAAGGTAGCGTCAATCTGAAATCGACTTATGTATGGGGTAGTTTTGGTTACTCCAGAGAAAAAATAGGTAATTCGGGGTACAACGCTTCGCTGCTCGATCCCTATCGCGGTATGCCTTATTACACTGCAGATAGTCTTTTAAGCGATTGGAACAAGCAATACTACACACTCCAATTGCGGACGGCAACCAAACAGTATTGGAACTTTGTTTCTTTCGGTTTGGATTTGCTCTATCAGAATGCCATGGGAGCCAAGCAAAGAGACCCGCGTTCAACAAACACGCTATACACCATTAATGTGAAGCCGGGGGCTGTGTTCTCATTGGGTGAGAAGCATCACTTGGGATTGAATCTGGAGTATAGCAACTTCAAAGAAGAGTCGGATATGGACATTGCAAATACTTATGTCAATCAAACGTATTATTACCTTTATGGATTAGGCAAAAGTGTCCAGAAAATAGGTTCGGGACGTTTCTGCCTGTACGATGCGAGTACCATTGGCGCAGGGCTTCAATATAATTATCAGGGAAGTGTCAATTTACTATTCACCACCAACTACTCTATGAAAGTGGAGGATGTGAAAGAAAACTCAAGCACGCCCAAACTGGACGGAACAACCAGAGACGGATTATTCTCAGCCAATCTGAAAGCTTATACCGACCTTTCAAAGCCCTATTCATCCTTCTTCACAGTGGGTTATAGCGACCGCAAGATTGATGGTATAGAGTACATCAACACTTGGAACAATACAACCGGAGCAACCGGATGGGTGATTGAATACAAGAGTGTACGCTCTAAATACAAAACTCAAAACGCACAAGCTCAGTACGAGCTGGTGAAGAACAGAGGCGATGAATACAGCTGGAAGGCAGGGGCTACAGTGGGTTATAACAAGAACAAAGACACATATCTCTTGCCTGTATCTCTGAAAGAAAATGAACGTCTGGATTACGGAGTAAACGGCAAAGTAAATATCGCTTTGTCCGACAAGTTCACACGGCGTTTACTGGTAGAGGCTTCTGCCTTGTATAGCAACGGAATGAGCGGAACGTACAGCTACCAAGGGCAACACCCCGAGTATATCGTCGTAACGGGTCTGATGCAGAGCGATTTTAATTACTCGATGTCCGACTATGGCCAGTTTGCCCTTTCGGCTGCTTACTCGCAACAGATAGATGCTCAGAGCAAAGGCAATCTTTTTGTGAAAGGTAGCTTTTGCTATCAGAAAGCATACAGTTTTGACTACAACCACCGCTCGTTCTTCAAAGTAAGCTTTGGATGCGAGTTTTAA
- a CDS encoding DUF4876 domain-containing protein, with protein sequence MKKLNIINRTAGLLLLSAVLKGCSGQFSDAFDAKDIKTMTITIEADMSIEGLPAPEELNVTLQNYTENIKITGTVGSDGTVTVSGIIPGLYNINITGKTEVEGDATYYLNGSVVNYSIVSNAKPLKIPVKAMVAGKLLFKEIYYCGSKYAKGGSNGYFRDQFYELYNNTEKVIYLDKIYFADLAPTVATAKLPMWPKEDGNNYVYATNIWQFPGRGTDYPLKSGESCVISQFATNHKVEKYNLNSPMDCSSSEFEFNCHNANFPDQPATDMTFIYANGTASNTLLQYMVTIFGGAYALFQVPDGVTYDPVKDKSLNTTDLASTSTKLYAKIPIDYVIDAVEAGQNESMIVGKRVPGLLDSGMTYVGQTFIGVGVARKVKETRANGDLVFEDTNNSTDDFERGLVPQFRRYNTKMPSWNHTLLKK encoded by the coding sequence ATGAAAAAACTAAATATAATCAACCGAACAGCCGGATTGCTCTTATTATCGGCTGTATTGAAAGGATGCAGCGGACAGTTTAGTGATGCTTTTGATGCAAAGGACATTAAAACGATGACCATAACGATAGAGGCGGATATGAGCATTGAAGGCTTGCCTGCCCCCGAGGAACTGAACGTGACGCTCCAAAATTATACGGAGAACATTAAGATAACCGGTACAGTAGGAAGTGACGGCACAGTTACCGTATCAGGTATTATTCCGGGTCTATATAACATCAATATTACAGGAAAGACCGAAGTGGAAGGTGACGCCACTTATTACCTCAACGGAAGCGTCGTAAACTATTCCATCGTAAGCAATGCGAAGCCATTAAAGATACCGGTAAAAGCAATGGTTGCCGGTAAACTACTCTTTAAGGAAATATACTACTGTGGATCTAAATACGCTAAGGGAGGGTCTAATGGTTACTTCCGCGACCAATTCTATGAGTTGTACAACAATACAGAAAAGGTCATTTATCTCGATAAGATCTATTTCGCCGACCTTGCACCGACCGTAGCAACGGCTAAGCTCCCTATGTGGCCCAAAGAAGATGGAAATAACTATGTATATGCCACCAATATTTGGCAATTTCCCGGCAGAGGAACGGATTATCCGCTAAAGTCGGGTGAGTCATGCGTCATCTCACAGTTTGCCACCAACCATAAAGTTGAAAAATATAATCTTAATAGCCCGATGGATTGCTCTTCTTCCGAATTTGAATTTAACTGCCATAATGCCAATTTCCCCGATCAACCGGCAACAGACATGACTTTTATTTATGCAAATGGAACTGCATCAAATACATTACTCCAATACATGGTTACAATATTTGGAGGTGCATACGCCCTTTTCCAAGTTCCTGACGGGGTTACGTATGATCCGGTAAAAGATAAGTCGCTGAACACAACAGATTTAGCATCCACATCTACCAAGCTCTATGCCAAAATCCCCATTGATTATGTAATAGATGCCGTAGAAGCAGGGCAAAACGAAAGTATGATTGTTGGCAAGCGTGTACCTGGGCTACTTGATTCGGGGATGACGTATGTCGGCCAAACCTTTATCGGAGTCGGTGTAGCACGTAAAGTGAAAGAAACCCGTGCTAATGGCGATCTGGTATTTGAAGATACCAATAACAGTACGGACGACTTTGAACGAGGCCTTGTGCCCCAATTCCGTCGTTACAATACAAAGATGCCTTCGTGGAATCATACGTTATTAAAGAAGTAA